From a region of the Zingiber officinale cultivar Zhangliang chromosome 4B, Zo_v1.1, whole genome shotgun sequence genome:
- the LOC121976935 gene encoding VQ motif-containing protein 9-like, producing the protein MENANHSSAAPSATAAAAADVGNANPNSSSSSGVGVSKAVSNSLPGSLKALNRASYKISKPLPRNPSANPNPVAEKLVASPEVPTSASGSCGGGPPYQPQPPVYNIDKNDFRDVVQKLTGSPAHSQIRPPPAEMPPPPHPPRPSSNASLVPPPVPPTSRLHRIRPPPLAHLTPRPPLPMVPGQPLPAVDPWTRPLLSPLPPLPTVSAAAESPISAYMRRLRGGSAGLPVYAPSSTVAPMLPPPSSPLGFGCLLSPQTTYQMMMAAPGLQLPTSPGVQVPNPRLGDP; encoded by the coding sequence ATGGAGAACGCCAACCATTCCTCTGCTGCTCCCtccgccaccgccgccgccgccgccgacgtTGGCAACGCGAATCCGAACTCCTCGAGTAGCAGCGGCGTCGGCGTCAGTAAGGCCGTTAGTAACAGTTTGCCGGGCTCGCTCAAGGCCCTGAACAGAGCCTCTTACAAGATCTCCAAGCCCCTTCCCAGAAACCCTAGCGCCAACCCTAACCCGGTGGCTGAAAAGCTCGTAGCTTCTCCGGAGGTCCCGACGAGTGCCAGTGGTAGCTGCGGTGGTGGGCCCCCGTACCAGCCGCAGCCGCCGGTCTACAACATCGACAAGAACGATTTCCGCGACGTCGTCCAAAAGCTCACCGGGTCCCCTGCTCACAGCCAGATCCGCCCTCCGCCTGCAGAGATGCCTCCGCCGCCGCACCCTCCTCGTCCTTCTTCGAACGCATCCCTCGTCCCCCCGCCCGTCCCCCCGACCTCCCGTCTCCACCGCATCCGGCCACCGCCGCTCGCCCATCTCACCCCTCGCCCTCCCCTTCCCATGGTCCCAGGGCAACCGCTGCCGGCCGTGGATCCTTGGACGCGGCCGCTGCTGTCCCCGCTGCCGCCGCTTCCTACAGTTAGCGCTGCGGCCGAGTCGCCGATCTCAGCTTACATGCGCCGCCTCCGCGGTGGCAGCGCCGGGCTTCCGGTCTATGCTCCATCCTCTACGGTGGCGCCGATGCTCCCACCTCCTAGCTCGCCACTGGGGTTCGGATGCCTGCTGTCGCCGCAGACGACCTATCAGATGATGATGGCGGCACCAGGGCTACAGTTACCGACCTCGCCGGGGGTGCAAGTACCAAACCCTCGGCTGGGAGATCCCTGA